In Saccharolobus solfataricus, a genomic segment contains:
- the glcV gene encoding glucose ABC transporter ATP-binding protein GlcV: MVRIIVKNVSKVFKKGKVVALDNVNINIENGERFGILGPSGAGKTTFMRIIAGLDVPSTGELYFDDRLVASNGKLIVPPEDRKIGMVFQTWALYPNLTAFENIAFPLTNMKMSKEEIRKRVEEVAKILDIHHVLNHFPRELSGGQQQRVALARALVKDPSLLLLDEPFSNLDARMRDSARALVKEVQSRLGVTLLVVSHDPADIFAIADRVGVLVKGKLVQVGKPEDLYDNPVSIQVASLIGEINELEGKVTNEGVVIGSLRFPVSVSSDRAIIGIRPEDVKLSKDVIKDDSWILVGKGKVKVIGYQGGLFRITITPLDSEEEIFTYSDHPIHSGEEVLVYVRKDKIKVFEKN, encoded by the coding sequence ATGGTTAGGATTATTGTAAAAAACGTCTCTAAGGTTTTTAAGAAAGGTAAAGTAGTAGCATTAGATAACGTTAATATAAATATTGAAAATGGAGAGAGATTTGGCATATTAGGTCCCAGTGGTGCTGGTAAGACAACTTTCATGAGGATCATTGCAGGCTTAGATGTACCTTCTACTGGGGAACTGTATTTCGACGATAGACTAGTTGCTTCAAATGGTAAACTAATAGTACCTCCGGAAGACAGAAAAATCGGCATGGTGTTCCAAACTTGGGCCCTATACCCTAATTTAACGGCGTTCGAGAATATTGCGTTTCCTTTAACTAATATGAAGATGAGCAAGGAAGAGATAAGAAAAAGAGTTGAGGAAGTAGCCAAGATTTTAGATATTCATCATGTCTTAAATCACTTTCCTAGGGAATTGTCTGGAGGACAGCAACAAAGAGTTGCATTAGCTAGAGCTCTGGTTAAAGATCCGTCTTTACTATTACTAGATGAACCATTTAGCAATTTAGATGCTAGGATGAGAGATAGTGCAAGAGCTTTAGTTAAAGAAGTCCAAAGTAGATTAGGTGTGACCTTACTTGTTGTTAGCCATGATCCCGCTGATATTTTCGCCATTGCTGATAGGGTCGGAGTGTTAGTTAAAGGCAAATTGGTTCAAGTGGGTAAACCCGAGGACTTATATGATAATCCAGTGTCTATTCAAGTTGCTAGTCTCATAGGTGAAATTAATGAACTGGAGGGAAAGGTAACAAATGAGGGTGTAGTTATAGGCAGTCTCAGATTTCCAGTAAGTGTCTCTAGTGATAGAGCAATAATAGGTATTAGACCAGAAGATGTGAAGCTGTCAAAAGATGTCATTAAGGATGATTCTTGGATTTTAGTAGGCAAGGGAAAGGTCAAAGTTATAGGCTATCAAGGAGGTCTATTTAGGATAACTATAACTCCCTTAGACTCGGAGGAAGAGATATTCACCTATTCTGATCATCCGATACACTCTGGTGAGGAAGTATTAGTGTATGTGAGAAAAGATAAGATAAAAGTCTTTGAAAAAAATTAG
- a CDS encoding ISH3-like element ISC1439A family transposase, with the protein MQTIQVSKTELKSLAINLATININVISQDLDPEIVKAAPSLLTGNRGKYYLKVVRQGEKVISKGQRTFKFYPIYREVKGETNVVAVDETGLTVGEKEQEKAEGFLLYNWKRKGIKMRSLDLVYPLRLPLLVEVADLRSDSPSQFLLRSVREVSQYMEIDYVVADAGFLNLGVIKEMPVKTIVRGKSNLKGFKELSNVPLVEKRYEVKDKVYVAYRVLEFEGLYYYDVVYVKGKPRHFMFVTNFEGDPYELAELYRLRWQVEEGFKVRKARIRYVRKLSNKIFLFLYYTVLDSAWNLVNHLLFNFKSTCKKVLSFDSFVKLL; encoded by the coding sequence ATGCAAACCATACAAGTATCCAAAACGGAGCTGAAGTCCCTCGCTATAAATTTAGCAACAATCAATATTAACGTTATCTCTCAAGATCTAGACCCGGAAATAGTGAAAGCAGCGCCATCCTTGCTAACCGGAAACAGAGGAAAATACTACTTGAAGGTAGTAAGACAAGGCGAGAAAGTAATTAGTAAAGGTCAGAGAACCTTCAAGTTCTACCCAATCTACAGAGAAGTAAAGGGAGAGACCAACGTAGTCGCTGTAGATGAGACCGGATTAACCGTGGGAGAAAAGGAACAAGAAAAAGCAGAGGGCTTTCTACTCTACAACTGGAAGAGAAAAGGAATAAAGATGAGATCCTTGGACCTCGTATATCCCTTAAGGTTACCCCTCCTAGTGGAGGTAGCAGATTTGAGAAGCGACAGTCCATCACAGTTCCTACTCAGGAGCGTGAGGGAAGTAAGCCAATACATGGAAATAGATTACGTTGTAGCTGACGCCGGATTCTTGAACCTAGGGGTCATCAAGGAAATGCCCGTGAAGACCATTGTGAGAGGAAAGTCGAACTTGAAGGGATTCAAGGAACTATCTAACGTTCCATTAGTTGAGAAGAGATACGAGGTTAAGGACAAGGTTTACGTTGCGTATAGGGTCTTGGAATTTGAAGGGCTTTATTATTACGATGTGGTTTACGTTAAGGGAAAGCCGAGGCACTTCATGTTCGTAACGAACTTCGAGGGAGATCCCTATGAACTGGCTGAACTCTATAGGTTGAGGTGGCAGGTTGAGGAGGGTTTTAAGGTTAGGAAGGCAAGGATAAGGTATGTTAGGAAGTTGAGTAATAAGATCTTCTTGTTCCTCTATTATACGGTTCTGGATTCTGCGTGGAATCTAGTGAATCATCTTCTCTTTAACTTCAAGTCCACGTGTAAGAAGGTTTTGTCCTTCGATTCATTCGTCAAGCTTCTCTAA
- a CDS encoding ABC transporter ATP-binding protein: MSLLKLDSVSKYFGGIKALDSVTLEIENSKFTLLIGPNGSGKSTLINVVTGIYKPDSGSIFLEDRNITGKKPHELYKLGIVRTFQNPQIFPNLSVLDNVILGISPIKGESILRSLFKPIWLREEEELAEKAYNILKIVKLDRLWDRPARELSGGQLKLLEIARSLMTRPRLLVMDEPLAGVNPQLAKEILNILTDLKRDIGIFVVEHRLDIVANYADYVYAMFMGKVIAKGSVNDVLNNPTVVDAYLG; encoded by the coding sequence TTGTCTCTTCTTAAATTGGATTCCGTTTCTAAGTATTTCGGTGGTATTAAGGCATTAGATAGTGTAACATTAGAGATTGAGAATTCCAAATTCACTTTACTTATAGGACCTAATGGAAGCGGGAAGTCGACTTTAATCAACGTTGTAACTGGCATTTATAAACCAGACTCTGGAAGTATTTTTCTTGAAGATAGAAACATAACTGGAAAGAAACCCCACGAGTTGTATAAACTAGGAATAGTTAGAACTTTTCAAAACCCACAGATTTTTCCTAATTTATCAGTATTGGATAACGTAATTTTAGGCATATCGCCAATTAAGGGTGAATCAATACTTAGATCGTTGTTTAAGCCCATTTGGCTTAGGGAGGAAGAAGAGTTAGCAGAAAAGGCATATAATATTTTAAAAATAGTGAAGTTGGATAGGTTGTGGGATAGACCGGCAAGAGAATTAAGTGGAGGACAATTAAAGTTACTGGAAATTGCGAGATCACTAATGACTAGACCTAGGCTTTTGGTTATGGATGAACCATTGGCTGGAGTCAATCCGCAATTAGCAAAAGAAATATTGAATATCCTTACAGATCTCAAGAGGGACATAGGGATCTTTGTTGTGGAACATAGATTAGATATAGTTGCTAATTATGCTGATTACGTGTATGCAATGTTCATGGGAAAGGTAATAGCTAAAGGTTCAGTAAATGATGTGCTTAATAACCCCACCGTAGTAGATGCGTATCTAGGGTGA
- the glcS gene encoding glucose ABC transporter substrate-binding protein GlcS — translation MKRKYPYSLAKGLTSTQIAVIVAVIVIVIIIGVVAGFVLTKGPSTTAVTTTVTSTFTTTTTIPSTTTSTPSNTVVFYTWWGGGDGGEALSQIIPAVKQYAGLQMQTYSIPGAGGTNAKYAILALIQAGKPPAAFQVHYGPEMISYVEAAPNGIHTFVNMTPYLIQWGLLNNAVYAVLQAGAYNGTLLSVPINVHRGAVLYVNTQLLREYNLPFPYNFSTLVYDTVQLANHGVSPWIIPGGDGGWDQFNVWEDIFLYLAGPQLYNELIYGTLNFSNPTVQKLINETNYWFLNFTSYNYPGWQSMSWEQAFALIAQGKVAFQANGNWVTNYASYINVTVYPPLPQYISNSSVSVVETPFPGTQHYYALVIDTIGIPVGPQEQQALQLAHFWSSYQGQEVWTKYKAVTYYKNGTDWYAQPAQWYDYQQLINTSEQNFVYQLSDGGVFDDVFAQIDSGLLTLQQVGKVGLSAWNSTLVSSMQQEQNEWLAAAKLGLGYLGFPGHPFAGYYPPWVTNPSAYGLTNNTQKTSNSVMLFLLPFLALPLAIASIDNKYYLLK, via the coding sequence ATGAAAAGGAAGTACCCGTATAGTCTAGCTAAGGGATTAACATCTACCCAAATAGCAGTAATAGTAGCAGTAATCGTAATAGTGATAATAATAGGAGTAGTAGCAGGTTTCGTTTTAACCAAGGGGCCCTCTACAACTGCTGTAACTACTACAGTAACAAGCACGTTTACTACAACTACTACAATACCCAGCACAACCACGTCAACCCCTAGCAATACAGTAGTCTTCTATACATGGTGGGGTGGAGGTGATGGAGGGGAAGCACTAAGCCAGATAATCCCTGCAGTTAAGCAATATGCGGGCTTACAAATGCAAACATATTCTATTCCAGGAGCTGGAGGTACAAATGCAAAATATGCTATTTTAGCGCTTATACAAGCTGGTAAACCTCCAGCTGCATTTCAGGTACACTATGGACCAGAAATGATAAGTTATGTTGAGGCTGCGCCCAATGGTATACATACTTTTGTCAATATGACTCCTTATTTAATCCAATGGGGACTACTTAATAACGCGGTTTATGCAGTATTACAAGCTGGAGCTTATAATGGTACATTATTATCAGTACCAATTAACGTACATAGGGGAGCAGTTCTTTATGTCAACACTCAATTGTTAAGGGAATATAATTTACCATTCCCCTACAACTTTAGTACTCTCGTTTATGATACTGTACAACTAGCTAATCACGGTGTGAGTCCATGGATTATACCTGGTGGAGACGGTGGATGGGATCAATTTAACGTATGGGAGGATATATTCTTATATTTAGCTGGGCCACAACTCTACAATGAACTAATATATGGTACACTGAACTTCAGCAATCCAACGGTTCAGAAACTAATAAATGAAACCAACTATTGGTTCTTGAACTTCACAAGCTATAACTACCCTGGTTGGCAATCTATGTCATGGGAACAAGCATTTGCACTAATAGCTCAAGGTAAAGTCGCATTTCAAGCCAATGGGAACTGGGTAACTAATTACGCAAGTTATATAAACGTTACAGTTTATCCTCCGTTACCTCAATACATAAGCAACTCAAGTGTTTCTGTAGTGGAAACTCCATTCCCAGGCACACAGCACTACTATGCTTTAGTGATAGATACAATTGGTATACCAGTAGGTCCTCAAGAACAACAAGCTTTACAACTAGCCCATTTCTGGTCTTCATACCAAGGGCAGGAAGTCTGGACAAAATACAAGGCAGTAACCTATTATAAAAATGGTACGGATTGGTATGCTCAACCAGCACAATGGTATGATTATCAGCAATTAATAAATACGTCAGAGCAAAACTTCGTTTATCAACTATCAGATGGTGGAGTGTTTGATGACGTTTTCGCTCAAATAGATTCAGGATTACTAACTTTACAGCAAGTTGGCAAGGTTGGATTATCTGCTTGGAACTCTACGTTAGTATCTTCAATGCAACAAGAACAAAATGAATGGTTAGCCGCAGCTAAATTAGGATTAGGATACTTAGGATTCCCCGGCCATCCTTTTGCTGGATACTACCCACCATGGGTTACAAATCCATCAGCATATGGACTAACCAATAATACACAAAAGACAAGTAATAGCGTAATGCTCTTCTTACTCCCATTCTTAGCGTTACCCCTTGCAATAGCCAGCATAGACAATAAATACTATCTCTTGAAGTAA
- the glcU gene encoding glucose ABC transporter permease GlcU: MRPVIKASLHYLALAIVSVIWLIPVYAMLINGFKSNFEVLSTPVLVPPTKITFEAYVSVLLSLAKPLINSLIIVIPTSFISAFLGAMGAYFFYTLSYSFSRASSAISDVLFSLISLATFIPQEATLLPLTRLIVSMGLLDSYIGIIFALLIFYIPTGALLMSMFISVIPRSLIEAAKMDGTGDLKIFMKIVFPLSMPGFISTLIFIIIQAWNNFFIPLVLVTTPGMKLTSIAVLSYSGAYGTLYNDTFAAGMVASIIPLAIFVFLGRYFIRGLMALGGGGKGV, encoded by the coding sequence ATGAGACCAGTGATAAAGGCAAGTTTGCATTATCTAGCATTAGCGATTGTGAGCGTTATATGGCTTATACCAGTTTATGCAATGCTCATAAATGGGTTTAAGAGTAATTTCGAAGTTCTATCTACTCCAGTTTTAGTACCACCTACAAAAATTACGTTTGAAGCGTATGTGTCAGTCCTTCTATCACTAGCTAAACCTCTAATCAATAGCTTAATAATTGTTATTCCTACTTCGTTTATTTCAGCATTCCTAGGTGCTATGGGTGCATATTTCTTTTATACATTATCTTATTCGTTTAGTAGAGCTTCTTCTGCCATAAGTGATGTTTTATTCTCTCTAATATCACTAGCTACATTTATTCCCCAAGAAGCTACACTATTACCGTTAACTAGGCTAATAGTAAGTATGGGATTATTAGATTCTTATATAGGTATAATATTTGCGTTATTGATATTTTATATACCTACTGGAGCTTTATTAATGTCCATGTTTATTTCAGTTATACCAAGAAGTCTAATTGAGGCGGCAAAGATGGACGGAACTGGAGATTTAAAGATATTCATGAAAATAGTATTCCCACTTTCTATGCCAGGCTTCATTTCAACGTTAATATTTATTATAATACAAGCATGGAATAACTTCTTTATCCCGTTAGTACTAGTGACAACTCCTGGAATGAAACTAACATCTATAGCTGTATTATCCTATAGTGGAGCATATGGTACTTTATATAATGATACATTCGCTGCTGGAATGGTTGCAAGTATAATACCACTAGCAATATTTGTATTTCTTGGGAGATACTTTATAAGAGGATTAATGGCACTAGGTGGTGGAGGTAAGGGGGTGTAA
- a CDS encoding branched-chain amino acid ABC transporter ATP-binding protein yields MLETVKLNAGYGKLQILFDVDFIASKKQIITIVGPNGSGKSTFLKTLVGLTNVISGKIIFEGDDITRFPPYKRSRKGLVYVAQIDNVFRSLTVEENFKLSSYNLSENEYNERMEIIFTLFSQIRDILKRKVYQLSGGQRQMVAISLALLRKPKILLLDEPTAQLAPKIANEVFKKIVEIRDLTEVGIILVEQNAKKALEIADNAYLFTSGRVLFKGKPVELLSNPDLGKIFLGLGV; encoded by the coding sequence ATGTTAGAGACGGTTAAACTTAATGCGGGTTATGGCAAATTACAGATCCTATTCGATGTGGATTTTATTGCAAGTAAGAAGCAAATCATAACTATTGTAGGACCTAATGGAAGTGGGAAGTCCACATTCCTTAAGACCCTAGTAGGTTTAACTAACGTAATATCTGGGAAAATAATATTTGAGGGAGATGATATAACTAGATTTCCTCCCTATAAGAGATCTAGAAAAGGATTAGTTTACGTTGCTCAAATTGATAATGTGTTTAGATCATTAACTGTCGAAGAGAATTTCAAACTATCCTCGTATAATCTAAGTGAAAATGAATATAACGAGAGGATGGAAATTATATTTACGTTATTTAGTCAGATTAGAGACATCTTAAAGAGAAAAGTATATCAGTTAAGTGGGGGGCAGAGACAGATGGTAGCCATATCGCTAGCATTATTAAGAAAACCTAAGATATTACTTCTTGACGAACCTACAGCTCAGTTAGCTCCTAAAATAGCTAATGAGGTCTTTAAAAAGATTGTTGAGATAAGGGATTTAACTGAGGTGGGAATAATATTGGTGGAACAAAATGCGAAGAAAGCTCTAGAGATAGCTGATAACGCGTATTTGTTCACAAGTGGAAGGGTTCTCTTTAAAGGTAAACCAGTAGAACTTTTATCAAATCCTGACTTAGGAAAAATCTTCTTAGGTTTAGGGGTGTAA
- a CDS encoding branched-chain amino acid ABC transporter permease: MIDPLIINTIVYGSILGLSSLSLTLTYLTTKVPNFAHGIFLLFGSYMTFTIAEVLKQNPYISLPIAFLLGGAIALLQYYGVLLPLSMRGGGLVSQMVATLAFSILLYGGLNAYASYLGYVYNVQSRDVTLGFLDYEIGGIRAVFLISIILAIAFILSLYIFLNKTRLGISIRATVENSSLAESMGINTKLVKAISWFLAGGIASTAGSLYPLQFVFSPTLAYSILLSIFAASVLGGLMSLFGGFIGGFIEGFIEKYIMTELSIYLSPLIGVSPFVINQYSTLVPLIVVAAVLLIAPNGIMGVRVK, encoded by the coding sequence ATGATAGATCCTCTGATTATAAATACAATAGTTTACGGTTCGATTCTTGGTTTATCAAGTCTCTCCCTAACTTTAACTTACTTAACAACTAAAGTACCTAATTTCGCTCACGGTATCTTTCTGTTGTTTGGTTCCTATATGACCTTTACCATAGCCGAAGTCTTAAAACAGAATCCGTACATTTCGCTACCTATCGCATTCTTATTAGGTGGGGCAATTGCATTACTCCAATACTATGGTGTGTTACTGCCGTTAAGTATGAGAGGTGGCGGTTTAGTATCACAAATGGTTGCTACTCTAGCCTTTTCCATTTTACTGTATGGAGGATTAAACGCATATGCAAGTTATCTTGGCTATGTGTATAATGTGCAATCTAGAGATGTAACGCTAGGATTCTTAGATTACGAAATAGGAGGGATTAGAGCTGTTTTCCTAATTTCCATCATCTTAGCAATAGCATTCATACTCTCACTTTATATCTTCTTGAATAAGACTAGATTAGGAATATCCATTAGGGCTACAGTTGAGAACTCGTCACTAGCTGAAAGCATGGGTATAAACACGAAACTAGTTAAGGCGATTTCTTGGTTTTTAGCTGGAGGTATAGCAAGTACTGCCGGCTCCTTATATCCTCTACAATTTGTATTTTCACCTACATTAGCGTACTCGATATTACTAAGTATATTCGCAGCAAGTGTACTAGGAGGTCTAATGAGCCTATTCGGTGGATTCATTGGTGGATTCATTGAGGGATTCATAGAAAAATACATCATGACTGAATTATCAATCTATCTGTCTCCACTAATAGGAGTGAGTCCTTTCGTTATTAACCAGTATTCAACACTGGTTCCTCTTATAGTAGTAGCAGCAGTTCTCCTGATAGCTCCAAACGGAATTATGGGAGTGAGGGTGAAATAA
- the glcT gene encoding glucose ABC transporter permease GlcT, with product MMKKGTIILVAPTAIFSAILLYLVIWNAVMSFMNWSLLNSKPTFVGLETYSIVIRTFQFTNSLLHSIELSVILVVIGNILGIFIAALLYFLNSNKARSTFLSIVIYPLSISMAVNGLIWLWLFNIHIGVDWLLVRIGLPQFPWLSSTSTMFPSLVLVSVWAYTGIAALFYLAGFMNIDKTIVEAARLDGTSAFKILYKILIPNSLNSFIIATALLFLFSFRIFDLPYVLSGGTTNIFLQTSELYMYYLFTVEYFSQATAVATMITLIATIIIIPYALTVIRRWIRR from the coding sequence TTGATGAAGAAGGGTACAATAATCTTGGTTGCTCCCACAGCTATTTTTTCCGCAATACTATTGTACCTAGTAATATGGAATGCAGTAATGTCATTCATGAATTGGTCCTTGCTGAACTCTAAACCGACTTTTGTCGGGCTTGAAACTTACAGCATCGTAATAAGAACCTTTCAGTTCACAAACTCTTTATTACACTCCATAGAGTTGTCAGTAATTCTAGTAGTTATTGGGAATATTCTGGGCATATTTATTGCAGCTTTACTATACTTTTTAAATTCCAACAAGGCCAGGTCTACTTTTCTCTCAATAGTAATATACCCTTTATCTATTTCCATGGCTGTTAATGGACTCATTTGGCTTTGGTTATTTAATATTCATATTGGAGTAGACTGGCTTTTAGTGAGGATTGGTTTACCTCAATTTCCGTGGCTTTCGTCAACCTCTACAATGTTTCCTAGCTTAGTTTTGGTCTCAGTTTGGGCATATACTGGAATTGCGGCTCTGTTTTATTTAGCAGGGTTTATGAACATAGATAAGACTATAGTAGAAGCAGCTAGATTGGATGGAACTAGTGCTTTCAAAATACTATACAAGATACTGATTCCAAATTCGTTAAACTCTTTTATTATAGCCACGGCCCTTCTATTCTTGTTCTCATTTAGAATATTTGATCTGCCTTATGTGTTGTCTGGTGGCACTACGAATATTTTTCTTCAAACGAGTGAGTTATACATGTATTACCTCTTCACTGTGGAGTATTTCTCTCAAGCTACAGCAGTTGCTACGATGATAACATTAATTGCTACGATAATCATTATTCCGTATGCCTTAACTGTCATTAGGAGGTGGATAAGAAGATGA
- a CDS encoding branched-chain amino acid ABC transporter permease: MVVDISSLILAILLDFSVYLMVVISLNVEIGLTGVPNFGRVLAYAGGAFIAGAVPGRILQIIYGLHGDYILNNPSIIAEINDKLLEQPLMALAILILTLALAGIVGATLGYISSYPALRLREDYLGILLLVAGTSLVVVGITYPPIVGGTVGVQVPAVFNALLGQGASLYYKISILLLVFSLIMLLLFNLISNSPMGRAFRAVRENEDLVEVLGRDIGVIRGKAMALGGFLAGVAGSLYAFYIGSVFAGAFDNLTWSFNPYLMLILGGAGTSIGALLGALIYSTLYHVIDLYKQTIGYYLHFDAVWLQYMLFGLVLTIILILRPQGIVVEKAKPLVKPKAKDQKT, translated from the coding sequence ATGGTAGTAGATATTTCCTCCCTCATTTTAGCCATACTCCTAGACTTTTCAGTATATTTAATGGTAGTAATATCGTTAAATGTAGAAATAGGATTAACTGGAGTTCCAAATTTCGGTAGAGTCCTAGCATATGCTGGAGGAGCCTTCATAGCTGGAGCAGTACCTGGGAGGATTTTGCAAATAATATATGGACTTCACGGTGATTATATTCTTAATAATCCCTCTATAATAGCAGAAATAAACGATAAATTGCTTGAACAACCATTAATGGCTCTCGCCATTTTAATTCTTACCTTAGCTCTAGCTGGGATAGTCGGAGCAACCTTAGGTTATATTTCCTCCTATCCAGCCTTAAGATTAAGAGAAGATTATCTGGGAATATTACTATTAGTAGCTGGGACTTCACTAGTAGTAGTAGGGATTACTTATCCACCAATAGTAGGAGGTACAGTAGGCGTTCAAGTTCCCGCTGTTTTTAATGCACTTCTAGGTCAAGGAGCTAGTTTATATTACAAGATATCAATATTGTTGCTAGTATTCTCACTAATTATGCTACTTCTATTCAATTTAATATCAAACTCTCCAATGGGAAGAGCATTTAGAGCTGTTAGAGAAAATGAGGATTTAGTAGAAGTTTTAGGTAGAGATATAGGTGTAATCAGAGGTAAGGCAATGGCGTTGGGAGGATTTCTTGCCGGTGTAGCAGGATCACTTTACGCTTTTTACATAGGTTCAGTATTTGCAGGTGCATTCGATAATTTAACGTGGTCATTTAACCCGTATTTAATGCTAATATTGGGAGGCGCAGGGACTTCAATAGGTGCATTGCTAGGTGCCCTGATATATTCCACCTTATATCACGTTATCGATTTGTATAAGCAGACAATAGGATATTATCTGCATTTCGATGCAGTATGGCTACAGTATATGCTATTTGGACTTGTACTAACAATAATCCTTATATTACGACCTCAAGGTATCGTAGTTGAAAAAGCCAAACCATTAGTAAAACCGAAAGCTAAGGACCAGAAAACCTAA
- a CDS encoding ABC transporter substrate-binding protein, which produces MQVQVVIEDTATNPQTALSDLQTLYSQGVKLVIGPFSSGELRQIMSYAESNGIMLFSPSSTSPALATPDRINGTIFRDVPNDTYQGAVIANIMYQQGIRAIAVIWRGDTYGDGLVSVVNKTFTALGGKVMLVARYDPSTTDFSSYVSTLANTISQLINQYGKDHVAVYDVSFEEGASILQLASQYPQLTEVKWYGSDGTAGVGSIVQNPVAAQVAVETLFLNPIAAPAHTVFYDQLTQHFNKTLQAYSYITYDIFWIYFYSVLKVGSDNVTAIKSILPKVAAKFYGASGYHLFDKYGDRVSGIYQLQIVNKTASGYEWTIYGVYDVTTHTLTIGFPPAAQPPQGYLYPDDPQAMSKLSSIS; this is translated from the coding sequence ATGCAAGTGCAAGTAGTAATAGAGGATACAGCAACTAATCCACAGACTGCTCTTTCCGATTTGCAGACTTTATACTCCCAAGGAGTTAAGCTAGTAATTGGGCCATTTTCAAGTGGTGAATTGAGGCAAATAATGTCTTATGCTGAAAGTAATGGCATAATGCTCTTCTCCCCATCATCAACTTCTCCTGCGTTAGCAACACCCGATAGGATTAACGGAACTATATTTAGAGATGTGCCTAATGATACCTATCAAGGGGCTGTAATAGCAAACATAATGTATCAGCAAGGTATTAGGGCAATAGCAGTAATATGGAGAGGAGATACTTATGGTGATGGATTAGTAAGCGTAGTAAATAAGACATTTACTGCGTTAGGTGGAAAGGTAATGCTTGTGGCTAGATATGATCCTTCTACCACAGATTTTTCCAGCTATGTAAGTACTCTAGCAAATACTATTAGTCAGTTAATTAACCAGTATGGTAAAGATCACGTAGCTGTTTATGACGTTTCTTTTGAGGAAGGAGCTAGTATACTTCAATTGGCCAGTCAATATCCCCAATTAACGGAGGTTAAATGGTACGGTTCAGATGGTACTGCTGGTGTTGGATCAATAGTACAGAATCCAGTAGCTGCACAAGTTGCAGTTGAAACACTATTCCTAAATCCTATTGCAGCACCTGCCCATACAGTATTCTATGATCAATTAACCCAACACTTCAATAAAACCCTTCAAGCTTATTCCTATATAACATATGACATATTCTGGATATACTTTTACAGTGTATTAAAAGTGGGAAGTGATAATGTAACTGCTATTAAATCAATTTTACCAAAAGTAGCTGCTAAGTTCTATGGTGCATCAGGATATCACTTGTTTGACAAATATGGTGATAGAGTTTCTGGTATTTATCAATTGCAGATAGTAAATAAGACAGCCTCCGGTTACGAATGGACTATCTATGGTGTCTATGATGTTACCACGCATACATTAACCATAGGATTCCCTCCAGCTGCTCAACCCCCACAAGGCTATCTTTATCCAGATGATCCCCAAGCTATGTCTAAGTTAAGTAGTATAAGTTAA